The Paenibacillus tianjinensis genome has a window encoding:
- a CDS encoding mannitol dehydrogenase family protein: MLRLSRSSIRDEAESWEAAGAILPKFDYDTIAKNTLVKPEWIHFGAGNIFRGFVANAHQKLLDSGAADTGIIAAETFDFEMIDKVYKPYDNLTLLVLMNARGDFQKKVVSSIVEGITADKNREDDYNRLTEVFENPSLQMASFTITEKGYSLTGPNGQYLGIVEKDIAGGPEQPVHAMSIVASLAYNRYLKGAYPMTFVSMDNCSHNGDKLKNGVVTIAKEWAAKGLVEAGFLAYLENEQLITFPLSMIDKITPRPSETVQAALLEQDIGEMDVIVTSKNTYTAPFVNAEISEYLVIEDKFTNGRPPLEQAGIIFTDRDTVNKVETMKVTTCLNPLHTALAVSGCLLGYTLIADEMKDDTLRKFVEIIGYTEGLPVVVDPGILSPKQFLDEVLQERFANPFIPDTPQRIATDTSQKVGIRFGETIKSYVRREDLDPADLTAIPLAIAVWCRYLLGVNDEGSAFNLSPDPLLETLQGHLQGVKLGDTSSNVRAILEDEQLFGVNLYDIGLGDKIEGMFYELLAGPGAVRSTLEKYLK, translated from the coding sequence ATGCTGCGCCTGAGCCGATCCAGTATCCGGGATGAAGCAGAATCATGGGAGGCAGCCGGAGCCATCCTTCCTAAGTTTGACTATGACACAATAGCGAAGAACACGCTGGTGAAGCCGGAATGGATTCATTTCGGTGCGGGCAATATCTTCCGCGGGTTCGTGGCGAATGCCCATCAGAAGCTGCTGGACAGCGGCGCAGCGGACACGGGTATCATCGCGGCGGAAACCTTTGACTTCGAGATGATCGATAAAGTCTACAAGCCGTATGATAATCTGACTCTGCTGGTGCTGATGAATGCGCGCGGCGATTTCCAGAAGAAAGTCGTCAGCAGCATCGTAGAAGGCATCACCGCCGATAAGAACCGTGAGGATGATTACAACAGGCTGACGGAGGTGTTCGAGAACCCGAGCTTGCAGATGGCAAGCTTCACCATCACGGAGAAGGGGTATTCCCTGACCGGCCCGAACGGGCAATATCTCGGCATCGTCGAGAAGGATATTGCGGGCGGGCCGGAGCAGCCCGTGCATGCCATGAGCATTGTTGCTTCGCTTGCATACAATCGGTATCTGAAGGGCGCATACCCGATGACTTTTGTCAGCATGGATAACTGCTCCCATAACGGCGATAAGCTGAAGAATGGCGTCGTAACCATTGCCAAGGAATGGGCCGCCAAAGGGCTGGTGGAAGCAGGCTTCTTGGCTTACCTGGAGAATGAGCAGCTGATTACCTTCCCGCTGTCGATGATCGACAAAATCACACCGCGCCCTTCGGAAACGGTGCAGGCAGCACTGCTTGAGCAGGACATCGGTGAGATGGATGTGATTGTCACCTCCAAGAATACCTATACTGCCCCGTTTGTAAACGCTGAGATCAGTGAATATCTGGTCATTGAAGATAAGTTCACGAATGGCCGTCCTCCGCTTGAGCAGGCGGGCATTATCTTCACCGACCGGGATACCGTCAACAAGGTGGAGACGATGAAGGTGACCACCTGCCTTAATCCGCTGCATACCGCACTCGCCGTATCGGGCTGTCTGCTCGGTTATACCCTGATTGCCGATGAGATGAAGGACGATACGCTGCGCAAATTTGTGGAAATCATCGGCTACACGGAAGGGCTGCCGGTTGTTGTGGATCCGGGCATCCTTAGTCCGAAGCAGTTTCTGGATGAGGTGCTGCAGGAGCGCTTCGCCAATCCGTTTATACCCGACACGCCGCAGCGGATCGCAACCGACACCTCGCAGAAGGTGGGCATCCGCTTTGGAGAAACGATCAAGTCCTATGTCCGCAGAGAAGATCTGGACCCGGCTGACCTGACGGCCATTCCGCTTGCTATCGCCGTCTGGTGCCGCTATCTGCTGGGCGTGAATGATGAAGGAAGTGCCTTCAACCTAAGTCCGGACCCGCTGCTCGAAACATTGCAGGGACATCTGCAGGGTGTGAAGCTGGGCGACACCAGCTCTAATGTGCGCGCTATTCTCGAAGATGAGCAGCTCTTTGGCGTGAATCTGTATGACATCGGGCTTGGCGACAAGATTGAGGGTATGTTCTACGAGCTGCTGGCCGGACCGGGCGCGGTAAGAAGCACACTGGAGAAGTATCTGAAATAA
- the uxuA gene encoding mannonate dehydratase translates to MNMTWRWYGEGNDNITLDHIRQIPGVMGIVWSLHDKVAGEVWEMERIQEVADQITAKGFSTAVVESVNVHDDIKIGLPTRDKYIDIYIDTIRKLATVGVKVICYNFMPVFDWTRTELYKELPDGSNALFYEKAAITDNPREMVDRILKGAGQFTMPGWEPERLAKLDELFAAYADVTEDKLFSNLQYFLERIIPVCEEVDIKMAIHPDDPAWPIFGLPRIIRSRDTIRRFLDLVDSPYNGLTFCTGSLGTNPENDLPAMIREFHDRIYFAHIRNVKVFDNGDFIEVSHRGRDGSVDVAEVVKAYHENGYTGYVRPDHGRHLWGEEKNCRPGYGLYDRAMGIMYLLGVWDSLDNVKGAK, encoded by the coding sequence ATGAACATGACGTGGAGATGGTATGGCGAAGGGAACGATAACATCACGCTTGACCATATACGGCAGATTCCGGGGGTAATGGGCATCGTCTGGTCGCTGCATGACAAGGTAGCCGGTGAGGTCTGGGAGATGGAGCGGATACAGGAAGTGGCGGATCAGATTACGGCCAAGGGCTTCAGCACCGCCGTGGTGGAAAGCGTCAACGTTCATGATGATATCAAGATCGGCCTGCCGACCCGTGACAAATATATCGACATCTATATCGATACAATCCGTAAGCTGGCTACAGTCGGCGTTAAAGTTATCTGCTATAACTTCATGCCGGTGTTTGACTGGACGCGCACGGAGCTGTACAAGGAGCTGCCTGACGGTTCGAACGCCCTCTTTTATGAAAAGGCTGCCATCACCGATAATCCGCGTGAGATGGTAGACCGGATTCTCAAAGGCGCAGGTCAATTCACCATGCCGGGCTGGGAACCGGAACGGCTGGCGAAGCTGGATGAGCTGTTCGCGGCTTATGCTGATGTGACGGAAGATAAACTGTTCAGCAACCTGCAATATTTCCTGGAGCGTATTATTCCGGTATGTGAAGAAGTGGATATCAAAATGGCGATTCACCCGGATGATCCGGCCTGGCCCATCTTTGGCCTGCCGCGCATTATCCGCAGCCGCGATACGATCCGCCGTTTCCTGGATTTAGTGGACAGTCCATACAATGGCCTGACTTTCTGTACAGGGTCGCTTGGCACGAATCCGGAGAACGACCTGCCGGCGATGATCCGCGAGTTCCATGACAGGATATATTTTGCCCATATCCGCAATGTGAAGGTTTTTGACAACGGGGACTTCATCGAAGTATCCCACCGCGGCCGCGACGGCAGTGTCGATGTGGCGGAAGTCGTAAAGGCCTACCACGAGAACGGGTACACGGGTTATGTGCGTCCGGATCACGGCCGTCATCTGTGGGGCGAAGAGAAAAACTGCCGTCCGGGGTACGGCTTGTATGACCGGGCGATGGGCATCATGTACCTGCTCGGCGTATGGGACAGCCTGGATAATGTGAAGGGAGCGAAATAA
- a CDS encoding GntR family transcriptional regulator, which yields MSIKEQIMKTLKDEILTLTLKPGTILSETVLSERFQISRTPLRDVLKQLSLESYIDIYPKKGNLVSFIDLESVEQIIYLRSVLEKEIMKYLSAHLVLKGVHELKEILDRQKAAIHQEDATEHFLNLDDAFHAALFRLAGREFLWNLIQQSNVHYVRYRRLHMLRQEKLEEIWTEHQRILEYMTRQETDKLDALIHHHLREDINSLYLQENFSDYIKV from the coding sequence ATGTCGATCAAAGAACAAATTATGAAGACGCTAAAAGATGAAATTCTGACCCTGACACTGAAGCCCGGCACTATTCTCAGTGAGACTGTTTTATCCGAACGGTTCCAGATTTCGCGGACCCCGCTGCGTGATGTGCTGAAACAGCTCAGTCTGGAATCCTATATTGATATCTATCCGAAGAAGGGCAACCTGGTTTCGTTTATTGATCTGGAGTCGGTTGAACAGATTATTTATTTGCGCAGTGTCCTGGAAAAAGAGATCATGAAATACCTCTCGGCCCATCTTGTGCTGAAGGGTGTACATGAGCTGAAGGAGATTCTGGACAGGCAGAAGGCGGCAATTCATCAAGAGGATGCCACAGAGCATTTCCTCAACCTGGACGATGCATTCCACGCTGCCCTTTTCCGGCTTGCCGGACGGGAATTCCTATGGAATCTGATACAGCAGTCCAATGTGCATTATGTCAGATACCGGCGTCTGCACATGCTCCGTCAGGAGAAGCTGGAGGAGATCTGGACGGAGCACCAGCGCATCCTTGAATACATGACCCGGCAGGAAACGGACAAGCTGGATGCGCTGATCCATCACCATTTGCGCGAAGACATTAACTCGCTCTATTTGCAGGAGAACTTCTCAGACTACATCAAAGTCTAG
- a CDS encoding Nif3-like dinuclear metal center hexameric protein: MTITFGHIIDRLTAGVVRPDPTVDKLDPGSLETEVRGIVTAFAASHYVIEEAALFGANLIVTHEGVYYSHQDQREWLGGDPVFLQKSALIASSGIGIYRFHDDVHRYTPDGITEGLIRALGWEDYVTEHRAAVSILTIPAMSVKDAAEMVKRQLAISYLRVAGNLAASCTRVGILVGYRGGGSMTIPLFEQDGLDLIIAGEGPEWETPEYVKDAAAQARNRALMMLGHAESEAPGMKLLAERLSQQFPGLPVRFVQDRPVFQIL, translated from the coding sequence ATGACAATAACCTTTGGACATATCATTGATCGCTTGACGGCCGGCGTCGTCCGGCCTGATCCAACCGTGGACAAGCTGGACCCGGGAAGCCTGGAGACAGAGGTGCGGGGGATCGTTACGGCCTTTGCAGCCTCACACTATGTAATTGAAGAGGCGGCTTTGTTTGGGGCGAACCTGATCGTGACTCATGAAGGGGTTTATTACAGCCACCAGGATCAGCGGGAATGGCTGGGCGGGGATCCGGTATTTTTGCAGAAATCTGCTTTGATTGCATCATCAGGTATCGGGATTTACCGGTTTCATGATGATGTGCACCGTTACACGCCGGACGGAATAACAGAAGGGCTGATCCGTGCACTCGGCTGGGAGGATTATGTAACTGAGCATCGGGCCGCAGTGTCGATATTAACCATTCCGGCCATGTCCGTCAAAGACGCTGCAGAGATGGTGAAGCGGCAGCTGGCAATCTCTTACCTGCGTGTGGCGGGCAATTTAGCTGCTTCCTGCACCCGGGTGGGCATTCTGGTTGGTTATAGAGGCGGAGGTTCAATGACAATTCCCCTGTTCGAACAGGACGGCCTCGATCTGATTATTGCCGGAGAAGGGCCGGAATGGGAAACTCCGGAGTATGTAAAAGATGCCGCCGCACAGGCGCGCAACCGGGCGTTAATGATGCTGGGCCACGCTGAGAGCGAGGCACCCGGCATGAAGCTGCTGGCAGAGCGGCTGTCGCAGCAATTCCCCGGCCTGCCCGTCCGCTTTGTGCAGGACAGGCCGGTATTTCAAATCCTATAG
- a CDS encoding alpha-glucuronidase family glycosyl hydrolase — protein MMKESNEHHVSIEDHGYGAWLGYPALPQGRLQEQYVKWCGAVSVTEADDTVQAALAEWSRGIEGMLAIRVQADHKLSSGNLRVAIGTFGGGNALIHSVFSEADIRKVEREGFAIRTSADHHCIAVGAASPAGVLYGVFHLLRLLGTLQEIEELDITLNPVNGLRMINHWDNFDGSVERGYAGRSFFYENNRFKGDMGRIRDYARLMSSTGINAIAINNVNVHALETLFISDYLPEVASIADIFRLYGIRLFLSVNFAGPMHEGEVGTADPLDPGVRSWWQRKAADIYQAIPDFGGFVVKADSENRPGPFTYGRDHADGANMLAEALEPYGGIVIWRCFVYNCKQDWRDRKTDRARAAYDHFKPLDGKFKDNVILQIKNGPMDFQVREPVSPLFGALERTNQVIEFQIAQEYTGQQRHVCYLVPQWKEVLEFNTYAKGEASPVKHIVDGSLWGNRYSGIAAVSNVGNDLNWTGHLLAQANLYGYGRLAWNPELSAEEIAGEWIALTFGKDPTIAAVISRILLDSWEIYESYTAPLGVGWMINPEHHYGPNVDGYEYSQWGTYHYADNHGIGVDRTVKSGTGYSSQYIGSNAARYDSLEECPDELLLFFHHVPYTHVLHSGKTVIQHIYDTHFAGAERAEELVTLWSSLQGNLREDLYVQVEERLKGQAAHAKEWRDQINTYFFRKSGIMDASQRIIY, from the coding sequence ATGATGAAAGAATCCAATGAGCATCATGTTTCGATCGAAGATCATGGTTACGGCGCCTGGCTGGGCTATCCGGCACTGCCACAGGGCAGGCTGCAGGAGCAATATGTAAAATGGTGCGGAGCGGTGAGCGTTACGGAAGCTGATGATACGGTTCAGGCTGCACTGGCGGAATGGAGCAGGGGCATCGAAGGTATGCTTGCTATCCGGGTCCAGGCGGATCATAAGTTAAGCTCCGGCAATTTAAGGGTTGCCATCGGCACCTTCGGGGGCGGGAATGCGCTGATCCACAGTGTGTTTAGTGAGGCTGACATTCGCAAGGTGGAACGTGAAGGATTCGCCATCCGCACGAGTGCAGATCATCACTGCATTGCTGTAGGAGCCGCTTCGCCGGCAGGTGTTCTCTATGGAGTGTTTCACCTGCTGCGCCTGCTCGGCACATTGCAGGAGATTGAGGAACTCGATATAACCTTGAATCCGGTAAACGGGCTTCGGATGATTAATCATTGGGATAACTTTGACGGCAGTGTAGAGCGGGGGTATGCGGGGAGATCCTTCTTCTATGAAAATAACCGGTTTAAAGGGGATATGGGACGGATCCGCGACTACGCTCGGCTGATGTCCTCGACCGGCATCAATGCCATCGCGATCAATAATGTGAATGTCCATGCCCTGGAGACGCTGTTTATTTCGGATTATTTGCCCGAGGTGGCAAGCATAGCTGATATATTCAGGCTGTATGGCATCCGGCTGTTCCTGAGCGTTAATTTTGCCGGACCGATGCATGAAGGGGAAGTGGGTACAGCTGACCCGCTCGATCCGGGCGTGCGCAGCTGGTGGCAGCGCAAAGCGGCCGATATTTACCAGGCGATCCCCGATTTCGGCGGCTTCGTGGTCAAGGCGGATTCGGAGAACCGTCCGGGACCGTTCACGTACGGGCGCGACCATGCCGATGGTGCGAATATGCTGGCGGAAGCCCTAGAGCCCTATGGCGGAATCGTCATCTGGCGCTGCTTTGTGTACAACTGTAAGCAGGACTGGCGTGACCGCAAGACAGACCGGGCGAGAGCGGCCTATGATCACTTCAAACCGCTAGACGGCAAATTCAAAGACAATGTCATTCTGCAGATCAAGAACGGGCCGATGGATTTCCAGGTCCGGGAACCGGTATCCCCGCTGTTCGGGGCGCTGGAGCGGACTAATCAAGTGATCGAATTCCAGATTGCCCAGGAATATACCGGCCAGCAGCGCCATGTCTGTTACCTTGTCCCCCAGTGGAAAGAGGTGCTGGAATTCAATACGTATGCCAAGGGGGAAGCTTCTCCGGTTAAGCATATTGTAGACGGCTCGCTGTGGGGCAACCGGTACAGCGGGATCGCGGCGGTGTCCAATGTTGGCAATGACTTGAACTGGACCGGCCATCTGCTGGCCCAGGCTAATCTGTACGGATACGGCCGTCTGGCCTGGAATCCGGAGCTGAGCGCGGAAGAGATTGCCGGGGAATGGATCGCTCTTACCTTTGGCAAAGATCCGACAATAGCAGCTGTGATCAGCCGGATTCTGCTGGATTCTTGGGAGATTTATGAATCCTACACAGCTCCGCTCGGCGTGGGCTGGATGATCAATCCGGAGCATCATTACGGGCCGAATGTGGACGGCTATGAATATTCCCAGTGGGGGACGTACCATTATGCTGACAACCACGGGATCGGAGTCGACCGGACCGTGAAGAGTGGTACAGGCTACAGTTCCCAGTATATCGGCAGCAATGCTGCACGGTATGATTCGCTCGAGGAATGCCCTGATGAATTGCTGCTGTTCTTCCATCATGTTCCGTATACCCATGTGCTCCATTCCGGAAAAACGGTGATCCAGCATATTTATGATACTCATTTTGCTGGCGCAGAACGTGCGGAAGAGCTGGTCACCTTATGGAGCAGCTTGCAGGGGAACCTCAGAGAGGATCTGTATGTGCAGGTGGAGGAGCGCCTCAAAGGGCAGGCCGCTCATGCCAAGGAATGGCGCGACCAGATCAATACGTATTTCTTCAGAAAGAGCGGCATTATGGATGCAAGCCAGCGGATCATCTACTAA